The proteins below come from a single Lates calcarifer isolate ASB-BC8 linkage group LG11, TLL_Latcal_v3, whole genome shotgun sequence genomic window:
- the rabep2 gene encoding rab GTPase-binding effector protein 2 produces the protein MSSNTEDTEASLQAQLAECRAQVEHWQGVATICELSKQEELAELQKQCDQEIQSLQEALRETAAQYEARISVLQSQPVEWRRASGQNTISGRKGRMDADVSGNESSTSLNNSLTEAEVTASADRTHGQQAELEAAAEGEGAPLMTEGYFSLRHCDSASLSSFSLDTPSLPRKLNAQEDTDSLVSTGTLVPEAIYLPPAGHRLVTHNDWDTLNSQVSELRGEVSRLLAEKEELERELDKQTNHMHKQVTMLQSQVQTSESLLQDLQKSFSQSQNAVQSRLAELSFSQRKMCSELSRLKGEEVEDDVPDSSSSFPATLQGAHCEERLRIEIVNLRDQLNTRTEENEVLEVQLSSLKTETERIQAQKDQLQAELLACRTELEALRVALSHVQSTNKTLHNEKAALHQQCLELRSQIISLRSQVDTSQTVQRDFVQLSQSLQVKLELIRQAESLEQVREILEEGVSEAGSSPADAS, from the exons ATGAGCTCCAACACTGAAGACACAG aGGCCAGCCTGCAGGCCCAGCTAGCCGAATGCCGAGCTCAGGTCGAACACTGGCAGGGTGTGGCGACGATCTGTGAGCTGAGCAAACAGGAGGAACTGGCAGAGCTACAAAAACAATGTGACCAAGAGATCCAGTCTCTGCAGGAGGCTCTtagag AGACTGCAGCACAGTATGAGGCCAGGATATCTGTTCTCCAGTCTCAGCCTgtggagtggaggagagccAGTGGACAGAACACA ATCAGTGGAAGGAAAGGCAGGATGGACGCCGACGTCTCTGGTAATGAATCCTCGACGTCTCTCAACAACAGCCTGACAGAGGCCGAGGTGACGGCGTCCGCGGACAGGACACACGGTCAACAGGCAGAGCTCGAGGCAGCGGCGGAGGGAGAAGGAGCTCCGCTTATGACAGAAGGGTATTTTTCATTGCGGCACTGCGACTCGGCCTCGTTGTCCTCCTTCTCCTTAGACACGCCATCCCTGCCCAGAAAACTCAATGCTCAGGAAGACACAGACTCACTGGTGTCCACGGGAACATTGGTGCCTGAAGCCATTTACTTGCCGCCGGCGGGACACCGGCTGGTCACACACAACGACTGGGATACGCTCAATTCTCAG GTGTCGGAGCTGCGGGGGGAGGTGAGTCGGCTGCTGGCTGAGAAGGAGGAGCTCGAGAGAGAACTGGACAAGCAGACCAACCACATGCACAAACAG GTAACAATGCTCCAGTCTCAAGTCCAGACGTCCGAGTCCCTCCTCCAGGATTTGCAGAAATCTTTTAGCCAGTCACAGAACGCAGTCCAGAGCCGGCTG GCAGAGTTGTCCTTTTCCCAGAGGAAGATGTGCAGCGAGCTGTCCAGactgaaaggagaggaggtTGAGGACGACGTGCCAGACTCCAGCTCCTCATTCCCAGCAACACTGCAG GGGGCGCACTGTGAGGAGCGCCTTCGCATTGAGATAGTCAACCTGAGGGATCAGCTGAACACTCGGACAGAGGAGAACG AAGTTTTAGAAG tgcagcTGTCCAGCCTGAAGACGGAGACGGAGAGGATCCAGGCTCAGAAGGACCAGTTGCAGGCTGAGCTGCTGGCCTGCCGCACTGAACTGGAAGCCCTGCGGGTGGCACTCTCTCATGTACAGAGCACCAACAAGACTCTCCACAATGAGAAA GCGGCCCTGCACCAGCAGTGTCTGGAGCTGCGAAGTCAAATCATCAGCCTGCGCTCTCAGGTGGACACCAGCCAGACTGTACAGAGGGACTTTGTTCAGCTCTCCCAGTCGCTGCAG GTGAAGTTGGAGTTAATCCGGCAGGCTGAGAGTCTGGAACAAGTCAGGGAAATCCTGGAGGAGGGTGTCAGTGAAGCTGGATCGTCGCCTGCCGATGCCTCGTGA
- the si:ch211-11k18.4 gene encoding uncharacterized protein si:ch211-11k18.4 gives MSGKIKSRSAANVESISGGVSCDERILRDCHQLYTEPDSGLITVAESVGVKLLPPRKKITVMLMGNHSAGKSSFINWYVEEHIQRTGVAIETQGFSFVTSGRKRESLTGNATLHLYPHFKPLQEFKGVSEYLSTEICTSRQKRFSLVTFVDSPGLVDGDMKYPFDVDEVILWLGDLCDLILVFFDPMGQALCKRTLNIVESLNEKHGERLRFYLSKADEAGGESDRQRVMMQIVQELCKRPGLNKCGFDMPTIYIPNPNKPSRCVNQIEEVCRTIEKTINQTVQNTLNSLEKDCELISEAITDKLSNDRQTSVENRRARFKSCLLTLLGFSIPMALMALLVLGALSRELLEVALGPQGTETLSLYMTPIARIFESLSVEQQLYSCGALVLLSFLLLIIARFSFRTRPTLSSKQKRQLQEKLEYVQEVVKTKKKKLYEEYLRQSVSDQDMDL, from the exons ATGTCTGGGAAAATCAAGAGTCGAAGTGCCGCGAATGTAGAGTCGATATCTGGCGGTGTTTCCTGCGATGAGCGCATCTTACGGGATTGTCATCAGCTGTACACGGAGCCAGACAGTG GGTTGATCACAGTGGCTGAATCTGTTGGTGTGAAGCTGCTGCCACCCAGGAAAAAGATCACTGTGATGCTGATGGGCAACCACTCTGCTGGAAAAAGCTCCTTCATCAACTG GTATGTGGAAGAGCACATCCAGCGCACTGGAGTGGCTATTGAGACTCAAGGCTTCAGTTTTGTTACAAGTGGACGCAAAAGAGAATCTCTTACA ggAAATGCCACTCTTCATCTATATCCACACTTCAAGCCTCTGCAAGAGTTCAAAG GTGTTTCAGAGTACCTGAGCACAGAGATCTGCACGTCACGTCAGAAACGGTTCAGCCTGGTGACATTTGTGGATTCACCAGGCCTGGTGGACGGTGACATGAAGTATCCCTTTGATGTAGATGAGGTTATTCTGTGGCTGG GTGATCTCTGTGACCTGATTCTGGTCTTCTTCGACCCCATGGGTCAGGCTCTGTGCAAGCGCACACTCAATATTGTGGAGAGTCTGAATGAGAAACACGGGGAGCGGCTGCGTTTTTACCTGAGCAAGGCAGACGAGGCAGGGggagagtcagacagacag AGAGTAATGATGCAGATTGTCCAGGAGCTCTGCAAGCGACCAGGACTCAACAAATGTGGTTTTGACATGCCCACCATCTACATTCCCAATCCAAACAAG CCAAGTCGCTGCGTCAATCAGATCGAGGAGGTTTGTCGCACCATCGAGAAAACTATTAACCAAACTGTCCAGAATACCCTCAACTCTCTAGAGAAGGACTGTGAGCTCATTAGTGAGGCCATCACCGATAAGCTCAGTAATGACAG GCAGACCAGCGTAGAGAACCGACGAGCGCGCTTCAAGAGCTGCCTCCTGACTCTGCTGGGCTTCAGCATCCCAATGGCTCTGATGGCTTTACTGGTGCTGGGCGCTCTGTCcagggagctgctggaggtggcTCTGGGTCCCCAGGGCACGGAGACTCTCTCACTCTACATG ACTCCCATAGCGAGAATATTTGAGTCCCTCTCAGTGGAGCAGCAGCTTTACAGCTGTGGTGCACTGgtccttctctctttcctcttgctCATCATTGCACGCTTCTCCTTCAG GACTCGACCAACCCTGTCCAGCAAACAGAAACGGCAGCTGCAGGAGAAGCTGGAGTACGTTCAGGAGGTGGTCAAGACCAAAAAG AAAAAGCTCTATGAAGAATACCTCCGCCAGAGCGTCAGCGATCAAGACATGGATTTGTAA